In Luteolibacter arcticus, the genomic stretch ATGGTACATGGCGACGGTGGCACCGGCACCGATGTGGAAGCCGCGTGATTGACTGGCGGCATTGACCGGGATGGGGCCGAGCGACGCATCGATGACCAGCCCGGCGTTGGCAGGGATGGAGAGCTCGCCAAGGGTCAGGTTGATTGCTCCCATCGGCGAGAACGGCGGGATCACCACGCGATGCCCGGGAGTGGTGGCCTCGGCAAGTGCCTCGCGCAAGGACCGGCCGGCACCCGCAGAGGAGCCGTTGTTTTCATCGGTGCGGGTGGTGACAAGCAACAAGGGCCCGGCCTCGACCGCGCCGATGTCCGGCAAGGCACCGACGCTGCCGGAAAAGCCGCGCTGGTCGGTGGGGCGGACGGATCCGCCGCCGCCATCGATGGCCGGTGAGCCGACCAGCGGGTGGCGCGTCATCGTCGGTCCGCCGAAGCGGCCCAGCGGGGTGAGCAGCGGGTCGGCATCGGTGATGGTGCCGGATCCGCCGAAGGTGGTGCCGGGGCCTTCACTGTGGAAGGACTGGATGAGGTTGTTGCCTTCAACAACAAGCGCGCCGCTCAAATTGTGGATGCCGGGCGAGGCGGCGGCGGAGTTTCCGGAAATGATGGAGTTGGTCACGGTCAGCGAGGTTGACGCGAAGAAGATCGCGCCGCCTTTGTTCCCGGCGTGGTTGCCGGTGACGGTGCAACGGGTGAGGGCCAGCGGCGCGGAGCTGTAGATGGTGCCGCCGTTGCTACCGGCGGTGTTGCCGTGAAGGGTGCAATTCACGAGTTGCATCGGCTGGCCGTAGTTCGCGATCGCCGGTGCGTCGGCGGACGAGGTATTGTCCGTGAAGGTGCAGCCGGAAAGGAATGACCTGCCGTGGGCCCGGAGTGCGGAGCCGCCCAGGGGAGCACGGTTGCCGGAGAGGGCGCAGTCGGTGAGAAAAAGCAGCCCTTCGCTGTAGATCGACCAATGCCGCCCGTTGACGAGCTTCAGGCGGTTGATCGCCACGGCCGAGGAGGTGCCGACGTAGAAATGGTGAGAGAGGCCGCCGGTGTCGAGAGTGACGCCTTGTGCGAGGTTCGATGCGTCGATGAAAATGCCGCTGCTGCCGGTGAACTCAATGTTTCCCGAGGTCAGGGCGATTGTCTGCCCGGAAAGCCCCGGTGCGAAGGTGATGCGGCCACCGCTGGCGATGGCATCAGCAATCGTTTGGCGCAGGGTGTCGGCTCCGGTATCGCCGGCATTGAGGACCATGCGGGTCCGGAGCGAGTCCCAGGTGGTGGCCACGCCGAGATCGTCCCACGATGCAGTGCCGGAGCCGCCGCTGGCGAGTCGCACGGCGGTGCTCCAATTGGTGCCGGTGTAGGGGACGGTGACCGCCGGCACGGATGAAGATTCCGGTGCGGTCAGGTTGGGATTGATGTAAAGCGCCAGCAGGTCATTGGCGAAGTCCACCTTGGCAACCAGCGTGTAGGTCTGGCCGGCCGTGGCGGGGATGGACGACATGTTCCGGCTGACCCCTACCACATCGATGCCGAAATTCGTCTCGCCAAAGGGCACGCCGAAAAAGATCTGCTCCGAGGGGAAGTCGAACGAACTCATGCCAGCGAAGCTCACGCCGGCCGTGGGGGTGAAGCTGACCCGGTAATAGACCGCCTTCGCGACGTGGCCTTCGTTCACCGCGCCATCCGCCTCGTCGCTGGGGGGAAAGCCTTCACCCGGGCCGTGGTACTCGCGGATGGCGGAAGCGAAGTTGCTGGTGACGAGCGCTCCCCCGCTGATGAGAGGAGTGCCGGCCAATGCATCCCAGTCGGAAACGCCGCCATCGTGACCGGCCGGAGCAACATTCCGGCGGTCCCAGAAGGCTCCGCCACTGGCGCCTTGAATGGGGCCATCGGGATAGTGGAAGGAGTCATGGCCGATCAGGTCGGCGCGAAGGGCAAGCGGAGCGAGGAGCACCGCCGCGAGAAGAAGCGAAGTTTTCATGGCCAGGGAGGGACGCGCGGAGCAGGGGGGATTTTTTGCTCCGATCCGCAATAGACCGCTGCCACATGTTGGGGACAAGTAGTAAGTCCGGGGTCACCAGGGTCACCTCGTTTTGAATCCACCCACCACTACGGATTGGTGGATTTTGGACTTCGGCGGCCGTCAGCGTATCGCGGCCCTTCAGGCCGCCATCCTGTCACTCGCTGGAACC encodes the following:
- a CDS encoding right-handed parallel beta-helix repeat-containing protein — protein: MKTSLLLAAVLLAPLALRADLIGHDSFHYPDGPIQGASGGAFWDRRNVAPAGHDGGVSDWDALAGTPLISGGALVTSNFASAIREYHGPGEGFPPSDEADGAVNEGHVAKAVYYRVSFTPTAGVSFAGMSSFDFPSEQIFFGVPFGETNFGIDVVGVSRNMSSIPATAGQTYTLVAKVDFANDLLALYINPNLTAPESSSVPAVTVPYTGTNWSTAVRLASGGSGTASWDDLGVATTWDSLRTRMVLNAGDTGADTLRQTIADAIASGGRITFAPGLSGQTIALTSGNIEFTGSSGIFIDASNLAQGVTLDTGGLSHHFYVGTSSAVAINRLKLVNGRHWSIYSEGLLFLTDCALSGNRAPLGGSALRAHGRSFLSGCTFTDNTSSADAPAIANYGQPMQLVNCTLHGNTAGSNGGTIYSSAPLALTRCTVTGNHAGNKGGAIFFASTSLTVTNSIISGNSAAASPGIHNLSGALVVEGNNLIQSFHSEGPGTTFGGSGTITDADPLLTPLGRFGGPTMTRHPLVGSPAIDGGGGSVRPTDQRGFSGSVGALPDIGAVEAGPLLLVTTRTDENNGSSAGAGRSLREALAEATTPGHRVVIPPFSPMGAINLTLGELSIPANAGLVIDASLGPIPVNAASQSRGFHIGAGATVAMYHLSIYNGRSSDGTDATELPVTYGTPGQDGGGILNEGTLTVMNATIANNRCGAGGDGLVLPPPIPGAPAGYIFGGRGGSGGAIANTGILAIHSSILSQNVTGRAGTLNITGLGGCISNHGILEIDTCHLGSNSTADQDSNGGAIFNEGSLALFRSTLSDNSAQSGGAILNEATARLENCTLSGNRVSSGGGAAENTSGSTLTLFHCTISSNTAGGFGGGAIYNAGSLIANHTIAAGNLPNNLIGNPLTGSGNFTAGDPGLSPLRFWSPGFPTHVPLPASPVIDATTGPSTATDQRGLPRVSTADIGATEFQGYPDLAAFWEEDFDNDGNTFGIEHALGTDPLVFDRSSSQNPAVRNDGSNFQVQLGFNAAAAPYTRWILKRSTNLINFNETIFTYDGPNNQPLAGPGFTFSPGEAYFGISQLSTPPKAFFRFEAELVPP